A single window of bacterium DNA harbors:
- a CDS encoding VOC family protein, with translation METRKTAGVRYQGVLITVKDMAVSRRFYEELLGQEVEFDFGEDVSYRAGFALHDAEHFAALLEEGTGAEVRHRGMCPGMELYFECEELEDLARLLRREDIRFVHEIREQPWAQQVFRIKDPDGWIVEIGEPMYLVVRRLAERGYDLVAISRRTSLPEGTVATMLARTAISQEQLFG, from the coding sequence ATGGAAACGAGGAAGACGGCAGGGGTGCGGTATCAGGGGGTGCTGATCACGGTGAAGGATATGGCGGTGTCGCGGCGGTTTTATGAGGAATTGCTGGGACAGGAGGTGGAATTCGATTTCGGGGAGGATGTGAGTTACCGGGCGGGCTTTGCGCTGCATGACGCCGAGCATTTCGCGGCGTTGCTGGAGGAAGGAACCGGGGCGGAAGTTCGTCATCGAGGAATGTGTCCTGGAATGGAGCTGTATTTCGAGTGCGAGGAACTTGAAGACCTGGCGCGGCTGCTGCGCAGGGAAGACATACGCTTCGTACATGAAATTCGCGAGCAGCCCTGGGCGCAGCAGGTGTTCCGCATCAAGGATCCCGATGGCTGGATCGTGGAAATCGGCGAACCGATGTACCTTGTCGTCCGGCGTCTCGCCGAGCGCGGCTACGACCTCGTCGCCATCTCGCGCCGCACCTCTCTCCCCGAAGGCACGGTCGCCACCATGCTCGCCCGCACCGCCATCTCACAGGAGCAGCTGTTCGGGTGA
- a CDS encoding DUF302 domain-containing protein, which produces MAPYYFAKTIDGSFDEAIEKVTEALKAEGFGVLTEIDVRETLKKKLDVDFRPYRILGACNPPFAHQALTAEDKVGTMLPCNVIVQQLETGIEVAAVDPLASMMGIDNPDLVDIANEVQSRLKRVIAGLE; this is translated from the coding sequence ATGGCACCCTATTATTTTGCCAAAACCATTGACGGCAGTTTCGACGAAGCTATTGAGAAAGTCACAGAAGCACTGAAGGCGGAAGGCTTCGGTGTGCTCACTGAAATCGATGTCAGGGAAACCCTGAAGAAAAAACTGGATGTCGACTTTCGTCCCTACCGCATTCTCGGCGCCTGCAATCCCCCCTTCGCGCATCAGGCACTGACGGCGGAGGACAAAGTCGGCACCATGCTTCCGTGCAACGTCATCGTGCAGCAGCTTGAAACCGGTATCGAAGTCGCCGCCGTCGATCCCCTCGCCTCCATGATGGGCATCGACAATCCCGACCTCGTCGACATCGCCAATGAAGTCCAATCCCGCCTCAAACGCGTCATCGCCGGGCTCGAATAA
- a CDS encoding APC family permease encodes MKQDASGSIGLWQAVAMAVGTMIGASIFSIFGVGAELAKEDLPLAFLLSGGYAIIVAYSYAKLAPRIVSNAGPIAFILKGIGDNLATGVLSVLMWLTYVVSVALFAKGFGGYLLPLIGFNAGGAAMTVAVIAVVMLFTVLNFFGSKAVGKAELYFVIIKVGILMVFVGFGALTVKQQLLQPSFSSTEVNGLLHASVIFFLSYMGFGLITNASEHIRDAKRIVPRAIYISIGIVLFVYVAVSVTAVGNLTIAQLTKASENALAIAAEPFLGKAGFLLISIGALFSIASALNATLYGGANVSYALAKDGELPEFFERKMWFGSVEGLYITAALSAALAVLVDLGGIAALNSTIFTVIYIFVLISHFRLASEVGGSRILLGINILIISTVFCLLIYYQWQSSRTVMFVTFGVFAGALIVESVFRYGRKRLLHIVHKIEREF; translated from the coding sequence ATGAAGCAGGATGCATCCGGGAGCATCGGTCTATGGCAGGCTGTTGCGATGGCGGTGGGGACAATGATCGGGGCGAGTATTTTTTCAATCTTCGGGGTAGGAGCGGAACTGGCGAAGGAGGATTTGCCCCTTGCCTTCCTGTTGTCCGGTGGATATGCGATCATTGTCGCGTATTCCTATGCCAAGCTGGCACCGCGCATTGTGTCGAATGCGGGTCCGATAGCGTTCATTCTCAAGGGGATCGGGGACAATCTCGCAACGGGTGTGCTGAGCGTGCTGATGTGGCTGACCTACGTGGTCTCGGTGGCGTTGTTCGCGAAGGGCTTCGGGGGCTATCTGCTGCCGCTGATCGGATTCAACGCAGGTGGCGCAGCGATGACCGTCGCCGTAATTGCGGTAGTCATGCTGTTCACGGTGCTGAATTTCTTCGGGTCGAAGGCGGTAGGGAAGGCGGAATTGTATTTCGTCATCATCAAGGTCGGGATCCTGATGGTCTTCGTCGGCTTTGGCGCGTTGACGGTGAAGCAGCAGCTGCTGCAGCCATCGTTCAGCAGTACGGAAGTGAATGGTTTGCTGCATGCGTCCGTCATTTTTTTCCTTTCCTACATGGGGTTCGGACTGATCACGAATGCGTCCGAGCATATTCGTGATGCGAAACGCATTGTTCCCCGTGCGATTTATATCAGCATCGGTATTGTTCTTTTCGTGTACGTCGCGGTATCCGTGACTGCAGTGGGGAATCTGACTATCGCGCAGCTCACCAAAGCGAGCGAGAATGCCCTGGCCATTGCAGCGGAACCCTTTCTCGGGAAAGCGGGATTCCTGCTCATCTCCATCGGGGCACTGTTTTCCATCGCATCGGCGCTCAACGCGACGCTGTATGGGGGAGCCAACGTGTCTTACGCCCTGGCGAAGGACGGGGAACTGCCGGAATTCTTCGAGCGCAAAATGTGGTTCGGATCGGTGGAAGGACTGTATATCACTGCGGCGCTGAGCGCTGCCCTGGCTGTGCTGGTGGATCTCGGCGGGATCGCGGCACTCAACAGCACCATCTTCACTGTCATTTATATCTTCGTACTCATCTCCCATTTTCGGCTGGCATCCGAAGTCGGCGGCAGCCGCATCCTTCTCGGCATCAATATCCTCATCATCTCAACCGTATTCTGCCTGCTCATATACTACCAGTGGCAGAGCAGCCGCACCGTGATGTTCGTCACCTTCGGTGTCTTCGCCGGTGCGCTCATTGTTGAATCCGTTTTCCGCTACGGCCGCAAGCGCCTCCTCCACATCGTTCACAAGATTGAGCGGGAATTCTGA